In Tachysurus fulvidraco isolate hzauxx_2018 chromosome 25, HZAU_PFXX_2.0, whole genome shotgun sequence, the following proteins share a genomic window:
- the nod1 gene encoding nucleotide-binding oligomerization domain-containing protein 1 isoform X1 — protein MMGCVDLVGAEAPLEACRLLTLHREVLVEQIKNTQCILDNLKMNGFLCNEDTEIIQRSATKTEQVRKILELVQCKGEEASAYFINILHQAYDAFIDLRPWFDTIHYKPAECVRDIPVINTDPISRYSEKLRQELSRDTQFLTSYSQKEETRLEELYTDTQMEILSELGESLGFLKSLDEILCDYGVFNEQAETILITGDAGVGKSILLQKLQNLWSKRELKTRAKFLFKFRCRMFSTFKETDEISVKDLIFKYNCYPDGDPDSEVFSYMLRFPESILFTFDGYDEIQMNFDLENMPEVVSPEEKTHPLLVLINLLRGKLLTGSQKILTARTGTEIQSRVIRKKVFLRGFSPEHLRQYMSHHFPVQEQRDMVSLQLDANPHLCGLCSFPLFSWIIFKSFKHLQSVYEDVELPDSCITLTNIFLLLSEVFLSRSSKSAGPLRRSTRCTTEAFKSGLKMLSAFAKLALLGLEKNSFTYTHNEISSCGLNDDDIQVGFLRPVSHYDACGTSAAYEFLHVTLQAFLAAFSLVLDPYVLPYEILRFFSKCEYHQSSHMTFLSCLGMSSHLRNSDPFQTNEHFQFTNLFLCGLLSKSNAVLLEHLVPPASLQKKRKALKSYLSTSIKTHLSGLPRHPSSDIKGNKVHVMPNFLWMLRCIFETHSEDVARLTAKGISADYLKLAYCNIYSADCSALNFVLHHHRKYLAVDLDNNNISDYGVKQLTPLFSKMTVVRLCVNQLTDSSVEVLATELIKHKIIKVLGLYKNHITDVGAKLIAQIIAVCPHLRIVKLGYNHITAVGATFLAEAIRKSKSIFEIGMWGNSIGDDGAHAFAEAIKNHSSLTNLSLSANGITSEGGTSLARALTLNSSLHIFWLIQNKISDNAAVELAKAFQKNSALTHLMLIDNQFSAGGVEQLAEGLKHNRIIKEVNLKGNQISKEDETRFSEEKRLRFC, from the exons GTACGTAAAATCTTGGAGTTGGTGCAGTGTAAAGGTGAAGAGGCCTCTGCGTATTTTATTAACATCCTGCACCAAGCATATGATGCATTCATCGACCTTCGTCCTTGGTTTGACACGATTCACTACAAACCtgctgagtgtgtgagggacatACCTGTGATTAACACCGACCCCA TTAGCAGATACAGTGAGAAACTCAGGCAGGAACTCAGCAGAGATACTCAGTTCCTCACTTCATATTCTCAGAAAGAGGAGACGCGACTGGAGGagctgtacacagacacacagatggaaATTCTCAGTGAGCTAGGAGAGAGTCTGGGCTTCCTGAAGAGTCTGGATGAAATTCTGTGTGATTACGGTGTGTTTAACGAGCAGGCTGAAACCATCTTAATCACGGGTGATGCTGGAGTGGGAAAATCCATTCTGCTCCAGAAACTCCAGAACCTGTGGTCCAAAAGAGAGCTGAAAACCAGAGCAAAATTCCTCTTTAAATTCAGATGCAGGATGTTCAGCACCTTTAAGGAGACCGATGAGATCTCAGTGAAGGACCTGATATTCAAATATAACTGTTATCCGGATGGAGACCCGGACAGTGAGGTGTTCAGCTACATGCTACGATTTCCAGAGTCTATACTGTTCACGTTTGATGGATATGATGAAATCCAGATGAACTTTGATTTAGAAAACATGCCTGAGGTGGTTTCTCCTGAGGAAAAAACTCACCCGCTTTTAGTTCTCATAAACCTGCTGAGAGGAAAATTGCTCACTGGATCCCAGAAAATTTTAACGGCTCGAACTGGCACAGAAATCCAGAGCAGAGTGATCCGGAAGAAAGTGTTTCTGAGAGGTTTCTCACCAGAACATCTCAGACAATACATGTCTCATCATTTTCCTGTGCAGGAGCAGAGGGACATGGTGTCTCTTCAGCTGGACGCAAACCCCCACCTCTGTGGTCTCTGCTCTTTCCCATTATTCAGTTGGATTATTTTCAAGAGCTTTAAGCACCTTCAGAGTGTGTATGAAGATGTTGAGCTGCCGGACTCCTGCATTACTCTTACTAACATCTTCCTCCTGCTATCGGAGGTGTTCTTAAGCCGGAGCAGTAAGAGTGCTGGACCCCTGAGGAGAAGCACACGCTGTACCACAGAAGCATTTAAATCAGGGCTGAAGATGCTCTCTGCTTTTGCTAAGCTTGCATTGCTGGGTCTGGAAAAGAACAGCTTCACTTACACCCATAATGAGATTTCATCCTGTGGCCTGAATGATGATGACATTCAGGTGGGATTTTTGAGACCCGTCAGTCACTACGACGCATGTGGCACTTCAGCAGCATACGAGTTCCTCCATGTCACACTACAGGCATTCCTGGCTGCATTTTCTCTTGTCTTGGATCCATATGTCCTTCCCTATGAGATCCTGAGGTTCTTTTCCAAGTGTGAGTACCATCAATCATCCCATATGACTTTCCTCTCCTGTTTGGGAATGTCGTCTCATCTGAGGAATTCAGATCCCTTTCAGACGAATGAACACTTTCAGTTCACAAACCTGTTCCTGTGTGGTCTGCTGTCCAAATCCAACGCTGTCCTCCTGGAGCACCTCGTCCCTCcagcatcactgcagaaaaagCGAAAGGCTTTGAAGTCCTACCTTTCTACCAGCATAAAAACGCATTTGAGCGGCTTGCCTCGCCACCCAAGCAGCGACATAAAGGGAAATAAAGTGCATGTGATGCCAAACTTCCTGTGGATGCTGCGCTGTATATTTGAGACACACAGCGAGGATGTGGCTCGTCTGACAGCTAAAGGAATCTCGGCAGATTACCTCAAACTGGCATACTGTAACATCTACTCAGCCGACTGCAGCGCACTCAACTTTGTCCTTCATCACCACAGGAAGTATCTAGCAGTCGATCtggacaacaacaacattagtGACTATGGTGTGAAGCAGCTTACTCCTTTATTCAGCAAAATGACTGTAGTCAG GTTATGTGTGAATCAGCTGACTGACAGCAGCGTGGAGGTTTTGGCCACAGAACTTATCAAACACAAAATCATTAAAGTTTTGGG ACTTTACAAGAATCACATCACAGACGTTGGAGCCAAACTGATAGCACAGATAATCGCAGTGTGTCCTCACCTCAGAATCGTCAA ACTCGGCTATAATCACATCACCGCGGTCGGTGCGACATTTCTTGCTGAAGCTATTCGGAAAAGCAAATCGATCTTTGAAATTGG CATGTGGGGGAACAGCATCGGGGATGACGGCGCTCACGCTTTCGCCGAGGCAATAAAGAACCACAGCAGCTTAACGAATCTCAG TCTGTCGGCAAACGGGATCACGTCTGAGGGAGGAACGAGTTTAGCCAGAGCACTAACGCTAAATTCCAGCCTTCACATCTTTTG gctGATTCAAAACAAGATCTCGGACAACGCAGCAGTGGAGTTAGCCAAAGCATTTCAGAAGAATTCAGCGCTCACACACCTCAT gttaaTTGACAATCAGTTTTCTGCTGGTGGAGTTGAGCAGCTCGCCGAAGGTCTGAAACACAACAGAATAATTAAAGAAGTcaa ttTAAAGGGGAATCAGATCAGTAAAGAGGACGAGACTCGCTTCAGTGAGGAGAAAAGACTTCGCTTCTGCTGA
- the nod1 gene encoding nucleotide-binding oligomerization domain-containing protein 1 isoform X2 translates to MMGCVDLVGAEAPLEACRLLTLHREVLVEQIKNTQCILDNLKMNGFLCNEDTEIIQRSATKTEQVRKILELVQCKGEEASAYFINILHQAYDAFIDLRPWFDTIHYKPAECVRDIPVINTDPISRYSEKLRQELSRDTQFLTSYSQKEETRLEELYTDTQMEILSELGESLGFLKSLDEILCDYGVFNEQAETILITGDAGVGKSILLQKLQNLWSKRELKTRAKFLFKFRCRMFSTFKETDEISVKDLIFKYNCYPDGDPDSEVFSYMLRFPESILFTFDGYDEIQMNFDLENMPEVVSPEEKTHPLLVLINLLRGKLLTGSQKILTARTGTEIQSRVIRKKVFLRGFSPEHLRQYMSHHFPVQEQRDMVSLQLDANPHLCGLCSFPLFSWIIFKSFKHLQSVYEDVELPDSCITLTNIFLLLSEVFLSRSSKSAGPLRRSTRCTTEAFKSGLKMLSAFAKLALLGLEKNSFTYTHNEISSCGLNDDDIQVGFLRPVSHYDACGTSAAYEFLHVTLQAFLAAFSLVLDPYVLPYEILRFFSKCEYHQSSHMTFLSCLGMSSHLRNSDPFQTNEHFQFTNLFLCGLLSKSNAVLLEHLVPPASLQKKRKALKSYLSTSIKTHLSGLPRHPSSDIKGNKVHVMPNFLWMLRCIFETHSEDVARLTAKGISADYLKLAYCNIYSADCSALNFVLHHHRKYLAVDLDNNNISDYGVKQLTPLFSKMTVVRLCVNQLTDSSVEVLATELIKHKIIKVLGLYKNHITDVGAKLIAQIIAVCPHLRIVKLGYNHITAVGATFLAEAIRKSKSIFEIGMWGNSIGDDGAHAFAEAIKNHSSLTNLSLSANGITSEGGTSLARALTLNSSLHIFWLIQNKISDNAAVELAKAFQKNSALTHLI, encoded by the exons GTACGTAAAATCTTGGAGTTGGTGCAGTGTAAAGGTGAAGAGGCCTCTGCGTATTTTATTAACATCCTGCACCAAGCATATGATGCATTCATCGACCTTCGTCCTTGGTTTGACACGATTCACTACAAACCtgctgagtgtgtgagggacatACCTGTGATTAACACCGACCCCA TTAGCAGATACAGTGAGAAACTCAGGCAGGAACTCAGCAGAGATACTCAGTTCCTCACTTCATATTCTCAGAAAGAGGAGACGCGACTGGAGGagctgtacacagacacacagatggaaATTCTCAGTGAGCTAGGAGAGAGTCTGGGCTTCCTGAAGAGTCTGGATGAAATTCTGTGTGATTACGGTGTGTTTAACGAGCAGGCTGAAACCATCTTAATCACGGGTGATGCTGGAGTGGGAAAATCCATTCTGCTCCAGAAACTCCAGAACCTGTGGTCCAAAAGAGAGCTGAAAACCAGAGCAAAATTCCTCTTTAAATTCAGATGCAGGATGTTCAGCACCTTTAAGGAGACCGATGAGATCTCAGTGAAGGACCTGATATTCAAATATAACTGTTATCCGGATGGAGACCCGGACAGTGAGGTGTTCAGCTACATGCTACGATTTCCAGAGTCTATACTGTTCACGTTTGATGGATATGATGAAATCCAGATGAACTTTGATTTAGAAAACATGCCTGAGGTGGTTTCTCCTGAGGAAAAAACTCACCCGCTTTTAGTTCTCATAAACCTGCTGAGAGGAAAATTGCTCACTGGATCCCAGAAAATTTTAACGGCTCGAACTGGCACAGAAATCCAGAGCAGAGTGATCCGGAAGAAAGTGTTTCTGAGAGGTTTCTCACCAGAACATCTCAGACAATACATGTCTCATCATTTTCCTGTGCAGGAGCAGAGGGACATGGTGTCTCTTCAGCTGGACGCAAACCCCCACCTCTGTGGTCTCTGCTCTTTCCCATTATTCAGTTGGATTATTTTCAAGAGCTTTAAGCACCTTCAGAGTGTGTATGAAGATGTTGAGCTGCCGGACTCCTGCATTACTCTTACTAACATCTTCCTCCTGCTATCGGAGGTGTTCTTAAGCCGGAGCAGTAAGAGTGCTGGACCCCTGAGGAGAAGCACACGCTGTACCACAGAAGCATTTAAATCAGGGCTGAAGATGCTCTCTGCTTTTGCTAAGCTTGCATTGCTGGGTCTGGAAAAGAACAGCTTCACTTACACCCATAATGAGATTTCATCCTGTGGCCTGAATGATGATGACATTCAGGTGGGATTTTTGAGACCCGTCAGTCACTACGACGCATGTGGCACTTCAGCAGCATACGAGTTCCTCCATGTCACACTACAGGCATTCCTGGCTGCATTTTCTCTTGTCTTGGATCCATATGTCCTTCCCTATGAGATCCTGAGGTTCTTTTCCAAGTGTGAGTACCATCAATCATCCCATATGACTTTCCTCTCCTGTTTGGGAATGTCGTCTCATCTGAGGAATTCAGATCCCTTTCAGACGAATGAACACTTTCAGTTCACAAACCTGTTCCTGTGTGGTCTGCTGTCCAAATCCAACGCTGTCCTCCTGGAGCACCTCGTCCCTCcagcatcactgcagaaaaagCGAAAGGCTTTGAAGTCCTACCTTTCTACCAGCATAAAAACGCATTTGAGCGGCTTGCCTCGCCACCCAAGCAGCGACATAAAGGGAAATAAAGTGCATGTGATGCCAAACTTCCTGTGGATGCTGCGCTGTATATTTGAGACACACAGCGAGGATGTGGCTCGTCTGACAGCTAAAGGAATCTCGGCAGATTACCTCAAACTGGCATACTGTAACATCTACTCAGCCGACTGCAGCGCACTCAACTTTGTCCTTCATCACCACAGGAAGTATCTAGCAGTCGATCtggacaacaacaacattagtGACTATGGTGTGAAGCAGCTTACTCCTTTATTCAGCAAAATGACTGTAGTCAG GTTATGTGTGAATCAGCTGACTGACAGCAGCGTGGAGGTTTTGGCCACAGAACTTATCAAACACAAAATCATTAAAGTTTTGGG ACTTTACAAGAATCACATCACAGACGTTGGAGCCAAACTGATAGCACAGATAATCGCAGTGTGTCCTCACCTCAGAATCGTCAA ACTCGGCTATAATCACATCACCGCGGTCGGTGCGACATTTCTTGCTGAAGCTATTCGGAAAAGCAAATCGATCTTTGAAATTGG CATGTGGGGGAACAGCATCGGGGATGACGGCGCTCACGCTTTCGCCGAGGCAATAAAGAACCACAGCAGCTTAACGAATCTCAG TCTGTCGGCAAACGGGATCACGTCTGAGGGAGGAACGAGTTTAGCCAGAGCACTAACGCTAAATTCCAGCCTTCACATCTTTTG gctGATTCAAAACAAGATCTCGGACAACGCAGCAGTGGAGTTAGCCAAAGCATTTCAGAAGAATTCAGCGCTCACACACCTCAT ATGA